Proteins encoded together in one Helicobacter pylori window:
- a CDS encoding site-specific DNA-methyltransferase, whose amino-acid sequence MKTNEAQFYEVLENLFIGVKIEDKQESLLDPNAKAMKNGMLNLMKAKSKYYQSKKQELEKFIDLKCQNNNDLKEELFDKLYSFFKRYLSANGGIYFNDTPLYDSLYTKSDYEKCSLKKDTALFYKTKDLYYVKSETNYKDFCFELENMVFNFDTSLLESKKNNEKVDLVFNLKDTDTKTNTLNFSVTLSSKGNQTKISEILKECLNQGVELDEEVLKKAFGKFKKQGSMDYFIHKNALGFLKEQLDLYLFEYLFKEMTEFDDKRLNGINTIKEVALQVILLVSEFENELCKIWNKPRFVLNSHFIVSLDQLKAKNYDLNKITNHKNYPKQVQEWQDLNLKTTGNFLENEFLPLDTLYFKDLEEEIKNLFSEDEINGTLIKSENYQALNSLKNRYKETIDCIYIDPPFNTGSDFAYIDKFQDSTWLSLMHNRLELAYDFLSPQGSFYLHLDNNANYLGRMLLNDIFGKENFRNEIIWYYSNKMANSGNSFAKNTETILNYSKSEKYIFYRQKEPRSEPVLLSKREGRDGKNMRARDENGKVIYELSHERYVDTLWDIPIIGSTSTERVKNNENLTQKPEKLLERIIQASSDENSIILDFFAGSGTTCAVAHKLKRKYIGIEMGEHFDSVILPRLKKVIGGFKSGAAKEFNGGGVVKVYALESYEEILRKIKYEDNDKPLAYDEQYSDLVGCKNESYTLNLNALEKMGVDIKETLENLWGLKVEFFNEKVVKFKGNDKEVEILKALKEALIW is encoded by the coding sequence ATGAAAACGAACGAAGCGCAATTTTATGAAGTTTTAGAAAACCTTTTTATAGGCGTTAAGATTGAAGACAAACAAGAAAGCCTTTTAGATCCTAACGCTAAAGCAATGAAAAATGGCATGCTCAATCTCATGAAGGCTAAGAGCAAGTATTATCAAAGCAAAAAACAAGAATTAGAAAAATTCATTGATTTAAAATGCCAAAATAACAACGATCTCAAAGAAGAATTGTTTGACAAACTCTATAGCTTTTTCAAGCGTTATTTGAGCGCTAATGGAGGGATTTATTTCAACGACACGCCCCTTTACGATAGCCTTTATACTAAAAGCGATTATGAAAAATGCTCCCTTAAAAAAGACACCGCTTTATTTTATAAAACCAAAGATCTTTATTATGTGAAAAGCGAAACGAATTATAAGGATTTTTGCTTTGAACTAGAAAACATGGTTTTTAATTTTGACACTTCTTTATTAGAAAGTAAAAAGAATAATGAAAAAGTGGATTTAGTCTTTAATCTAAAAGATACAGACACAAAAACTAACACCCTAAACTTTAGCGTTACTCTCAGCAGTAAGGGGAATCAAACAAAAATAAGTGAAATTCTAAAAGAATGTTTAAATCAAGGCGTTGAACTTGATGAAGAAGTGTTAAAAAAAGCGTTTGGAAAATTCAAAAAGCAAGGCAGTATGGATTATTTTATCCATAAAAACGCGCTAGGGTTTTTAAAAGAGCAATTGGATTTGTATTTGTTTGAATACCTTTTTAAAGAAATGACTGAATTTGATGACAAACGCCTTAATGGAATCAACACCATTAAGGAAGTGGCGTTGCAAGTGATTTTATTAGTGAGCGAATTTGAAAACGAACTCTGTAAGATTTGGAACAAACCTCGTTTTGTATTAAACTCGCATTTCATTGTAAGCCTAGATCAATTAAAAGCTAAAAACTACGATCTAAATAAAATCACAAACCACAAAAACTACCCCAAACAAGTCCAAGAATGGCAAGACTTGAATTTAAAAACCACAGGCAATTTTTTAGAAAATGAGTTTTTACCCCTAGACACTCTCTATTTTAAAGATTTAGAAGAAGAGATTAAAAATTTATTCAGTGAAGATGAAATCAATGGCACGCTCATTAAAAGCGAAAACTACCAAGCCCTAAACTCTCTTAAAAACCGCTATAAAGAAACAATAGATTGCATTTACATTGATCCGCCTTTCAATACCGGCAGTGATTTTGCTTACATAGATAAATTTCAAGACAGCACATGGCTAAGCCTTATGCACAATCGCTTGGAACTCGCTTATGATTTTTTAAGCCCTCAAGGGAGTTTTTATCTGCATTTGGATAACAATGCTAATTATTTGGGGCGTATGCTACTCAATGATATTTTTGGTAAAGAAAATTTTAGGAATGAAATAATTTGGTATTACTCTAATAAAATGGCAAATAGTGGTAATAGTTTTGCTAAAAACACTGAAACAATTTTAAATTATTCTAAAAGTGAAAAATATATATTTTATAGACAAAAAGAGCCACGAAGTGAGCCAGTTCTTTTAAGCAAACGAGAAGGGCGAGATGGTAAAAATATGAGAGCAAGAGATGAAAATGGTAAGGTTATTTATGAATTATCTCATGAACGCTATGTGGATACTTTATGGGATATACCAATCATAGGCTCTACTTCAACAGAAAGGGTAAAAAACAATGAAAATCTAACCCAAAAACCGGAAAAATTGCTAGAAAGGATAATCCAAGCGAGCAGTGATGAAAATTCTATCATTTTAGACTTTTTTGCTGGGAGTGGGACGACTTGTGCAGTGGCGCACAAGCTTAAGAGAAAGTATATCGGTATTGAAATGGGGGAGCATTTTGACAGCGTGATTTTGCCTCGCCTTAAAAAGGTTATAGGCGGTTTTAAAAGCGGTGCGGCTAAAGAATTTAATGGAGGTGGGGTGGTGAAAGTTTATGCATTGGAAAGCTATGAAGAGATTTTAAGAAAAATCAAGTATGAAGACAATGACAAACCCTTAGCTTATGATGAACAATACAGCGATTTAGTGGGATGCAAAAACGAATCTTACACGCTCAATTTAAACGCGCTAGAAAAAATGGGCGTGGATATTAAAGAGACTTTGGAAAATTTATGGGGGCTGAAAGTGGAGTTTTTTAATGAAAAGGTGGTGAAATTTAAAGGGAATGATAAAGAAGTAGAGATTTTAAAAGCCTTAAAAGAAGCGCTCATTTGGTAA